Proteins encoded in a region of the Melospiza georgiana isolate bMelGeo1 chromosome 2, bMelGeo1.pri, whole genome shotgun sequence genome:
- the UBL3 gene encoding ubiquitin-like protein 3, whose product MSSSVPADMINLRLILVSGKTKEFLFSPNDSAADIAKHVYDNWPMDWEEEQVSSPNILRLIYQGRFLHGNVTLGALKLPFGKTTVMHLVARETLPEPNSQGQRNREKTGESNCCVIL is encoded by the exons ATAAATTTGCGCCTCATCTTGGTGAGCGGGAAAACAAAAGAGTTCCTGTTTTCACCGAATGACTCTGCTGCAGATATTGCAAAACATGTGTATGACAACTGGCCAATGG ACTGGGAAGAAGAACAAGTCAGCAGTCCAAATATCTTGCGGCTTATTTATCAAGGGAGGTTTCTTCATGGCAACGTGACATTAGGAg CATTAAAACTTCCTTTTGGCAAAACAACAGTGATGCATTTGGTGGCTAGAGAGACACTGCCAGAACCAAACTCTCAAG GTCAAAGGAACCGTGAAAAAACTGGAGAAAGCAATTGCTGTGTAATCCTGTAA